The following coding sequences are from one Acipenser ruthenus chromosome 7, fAciRut3.2 maternal haplotype, whole genome shotgun sequence window:
- the LOC117415590 gene encoding protein BTG1-like, which produces MHTLYTLASMKPEITAAVGFLSRFLRTKGLVNERQLQTFSQSLQDLLSEQYKHHWFPDRPCKGSGYRCIRINHKMDPVVGQAAQRIGLSIQQLYQQLPSELTLWVDPFEVSYRIGEDGSICVLYESQPVISSQIPVSSSLQMVESHISCKEELRLGRTIPSKTYNMMTVSS; this is translated from the exons ATGCATACTCTTTATACACTAGCCAGTATGAAACCAGAGATCACCGCAGCGGTAGGATTTCTGTCGAGATTTCTGAGGACAAAGGGACTCGTAAATGAGCGACAATTGCAAACATTCAGCCAGTCTCTCCAAGATCTGCTGTCAG aacagtaCAAACATCACTGGTTCCCAGACAGACCCTGCAAAGGATCAGGCTACCGCTGTATCCGTATCAACCACAAAATGGACCCAGTGGTAGGGCAGGCAGCCCAGAGAATCGGCTTAAGTATCCAGCAGCTCTACCAGCAGCTCCCCAGCGAGCTCACCCTCTGGGTGGATCCCTTCGAAGTGTCCTACCGCATCGGGGAGGATGGCTCCATTTGCGTACTGTACGAATCACAGCCAGTAATCAGCAGCCAGATCCCAGTGTCCAGCAGCCTGCAAATGGTGGAGAGTCACATCAGCTGCAAGGAAGAACTGCGCTTGGGCAGAACCATCCCTTCTAAAACATACAACATGATGACTGTGTCCAGTTAG